Proteins co-encoded in one Rattus rattus isolate New Zealand chromosome 5, Rrattus_CSIRO_v1, whole genome shotgun sequence genomic window:
- the Tbc1d20 gene encoding TBC1 domain family member 20 — MALRPSEGDGSAGRWNRGSGKEDFNAKRKKKVAEIHQALNSDPTDVAALRRMAISEGGLLTDEIRCQVWPKLLNVNTDEPPPMSRKDLRDMSKDYQQVLLDVRRSLRRFPPGMPDEQREGLQEELIDIILLVLDRNPQLHYYQGYHDIVVTFLLVVGERLATSLVEKLSTHHLRDFMDPTMDNTKHILNYLMPIIDQVNPELHDFMQSAEVGTIFALSWLITWFGHVLLDFRHVVRLYDFFLACHPLMPIYFAAVIVLYREQEVLDCDCDMASVHHLLSQIPQDLPYETLISRAGDLFVQFPPSELAREAAAQQEAERTAASTFKDFELASTQQRPDMVLRQRFRGLLRPEARTKDVLTKPRTNRFVKLAVMGLTVALGAAALAVVKSALEWAPKFQLQLFP, encoded by the exons ATGGCCCTCCGGCCCTCAGAGGGCGACGGCTCCGCCGGCCGCTGGAATCGCGGCTCAGGGAAGGAAG ACTTTAatgccaaaaggaaaaagaaggtggCGGAGATACACCAAGCTCTGAACAGTGATCCCACCGACGTGGCTGCCCTCCGACGAATGGCTATCAGCGAGGGTGGGCTCCTGACTGATGAGATCAGGTGCCAAGTATGGCCTAAACTCCTCAACGTCAACACCGATGAGCCACCGCCTATGTCAA GGAAGGATCTTCGAGACATGAGCAAGGACTACCAGCAAGTGCTGCTGGACGTCAGGCGGTCTCTTCGGCGCTTCCCTCCGG GCATGCCAGATGAGCAGAGAGAAGGGCTCCAGGAAGAGCTAATCGATATCATCCTCCTCGTCTTGGATCGAAACCCTCAGCTCCACTACTACCAGGGCTACCATGACATTGTGGTCACTTTTCTGCTGGTGGTGGGCGAGAGGCTGGCAACATCCCTGGTAGAAAAATTGtccacccaccacctcag GGATTTCATGGATCCCACAATGGACAACACCAAGCACATCTTAAATTACCTGATGCCCATCATTGACCAAGTGAACCCAGAACTTCATGACTTCATGCAGAG TGCTGAGGTGGGGACCATCTTCGCCCTCAGCTGGCTTATCACCTGGTTTGGGCACGTCCTGTTGGACTTCAGGCACGTGGTGAGGTTATACGACTTCTTCCTGGCCTGCCACCCACTCATGCCCATTTACTTTGCAGCTGTG ATCGTGCTGTACCGGGAGCAGGAAGTGCTGGACTGTGACTGTGACATGGCCTCTGTTCACCACCTGTTGTCCCAGATCCCTCAGGACCTGCCCTATGAGACGCTCATCAGCAGAGCAGGAGACCTCTTTGTTCAGTTTCCCCCTTCTGAACTTGCAAGGGAGGCGGCTGCTCAGCAGGAGGCGGAGAG AACGGCAGCCTCTACTTTCAAAGACTTTGAGCTGGCGTCAACTCAGCAGaggccagacatggtgctgcGGCAGCGGTTCCGGGGACTTCTGAGGCCTGAGGCTCGAACAAAAGATGTCCTGACCAAACCAAGGACCAACCGCTTTGTAAAACTGGCAGTGATGGGGCTGACGGTGGCCCTAGGAGCAGCAGCACTGGCAGTGGTGAAGAGTGCCCTGGAGTGGGCCCCTAAGTTCCAGCTGCAGCTGTTCCCCTAA